In the Paramormyrops kingsleyae isolate MSU_618 chromosome 6, PKINGS_0.4, whole genome shotgun sequence genome, one interval contains:
- the tcea2 gene encoding transcription elongation factor A protein 2 isoform X1, producing the protein MVCSTTPNNRRVVGSIPVSPLCVCRVCMFFHVTGKAGLGLKIDPGQWGPPPHILQPHTPVGPLGTCFVCHMASSVLVTRKLWSPFASWRLEVRLMAIFKLPIVHPCECWHDGAIDLLKELKNMKMSLETLQSTRIGMSVNAVRKQSTEEEVQTLAKSLIKSWKKLLDGSESKPEEKKKDCSPLTSSSTGSPGSSDQSSSKTQDMPKTPTTPKFMSFPPTPVTTDNVRTKCRELLVAALKTDDDYKTIGANCEHLAAQIEECIYQDFKSTDMKYKARLRSRISNLKDQKNPDLRRNVLCGNISPERIATMTAEEMASAELKEIRKALTKESIREHQLSKVGGTETDMFVCGKCKGKNCTYTQVQTRSADEPMTTFVLCNQCGNRWKFC; encoded by the exons ATGGTGTGTTCTACAACACCAAACAACCGCAGGGTTGTGGGCTCGATTCCTGTctctcctctgtgtgtgtgtagagtttgcatgttctttcaTGTTACTGGCAAGGCTGGACTAGGATTAAAAATCGACCCTGGACAGTGGGGGCCCCCACCACATATTTTGCAGCCCCACACACCTGTAGGCCCACTGGGAACATGCTTTGTATGCCATATGGCCAGTTCAGTCCTGGTCACTAGGAAACTCTGGAGTCCATTCGCATCCTGGAGGCTTGAGGTTAGGTTAATGGCCATCTTCAAATTACCCATAGTGCATCCTTGTGAATGCTGGCAT GATGGTGCCATAGACTTGCTGAAGGAAttgaaaaacatgaaaatgtcTTTAGAAACGCTGCAG TCCACCAGAATTGGTATGTCAGTGAACGCAGTGAGAAAGCAAAGTACAGAGGAAGAGGTGCAGACCTTGGCGAAATCGCTCATCAAATCCTGGAAGAAATTGCTAG ATGGTTCAGAAAGCAAaccagaagagaaaaaaaaagattgctCCCCCCTGACATCATCTTCCACAGGAAGTCCAGGCTCAAGTGACCAGAG CTCAAGCAAAACACAAGACATGCCAAAGACACCAACCACTCCAAAGTTCATGTCCTTCCCCCCGACGCCCGTCACAACTGACAACGTTCGGACTAAGTGCCGGGAGCTCCTTGTGGCCGCCTTGAAGACGGACG ATGATTACAAAACCATTGGAGCAAACTGTGAGCATTTGGCTGCACAGATTGAAGAAT GCATCTACCAGGACTTCAAATCTACAGACATGAAGTACAAGGCCAGGCTACGGAGCCGGATCTCCAACCTGAAGGACCAGAAGAACCCAGATCTACGTCGCAACGTGCTCTGTGGGAACATCTCTCCAGAGCGCATTGCCACTATGACTGCAGAG gaaATGGCGAGTGCAGAGCTCAAGGAGATCAGGAAGGCGCTGACCAAGGAGTCCATCCGGGAGCACCAGCTGTCCAAAGTAGGCGGCACTGAGACGGACATGTTTGTCTGCGGGAAATGCAAAGGGAAGAACTGTACCTATACGCAG GTCCAGACACGCAGTGCAGATGAACCCATGACCACATTTGTGTTGTGTAACCAGTGTGGGAACAGATGGAAG TTCTGCTAA
- the tcea2 gene encoding transcription elongation factor A protein 2 isoform X5: MKMSLETLQSTRIGMSVNAVRKQSTEEEVQTLAKSLIKSWKKLLDGSESKPEEKKKDCSPLTSSSTGSPGSSDQSSSKTQDMPKTPTTPKFMSFPPTPVTTDNVRTKCRELLVAALKTDDDYKTIGANCEHLAAQIEECIYQDFKSTDMKYKARLRSRISNLKDQKNPDLRRNVLCGNISPERIATMTAEEMASAELKEIRKALTKESIREHQLSKVGGTETDMFVCGKCKGKNCTYTQVQTRSADEPMTTFVLCNQCGNRWKFC, translated from the exons atgaaaatgtcTTTAGAAACGCTGCAG TCCACCAGAATTGGTATGTCAGTGAACGCAGTGAGAAAGCAAAGTACAGAGGAAGAGGTGCAGACCTTGGCGAAATCGCTCATCAAATCCTGGAAGAAATTGCTAG ATGGTTCAGAAAGCAAaccagaagagaaaaaaaaagattgctCCCCCCTGACATCATCTTCCACAGGAAGTCCAGGCTCAAGTGACCAGAG CTCAAGCAAAACACAAGACATGCCAAAGACACCAACCACTCCAAAGTTCATGTCCTTCCCCCCGACGCCCGTCACAACTGACAACGTTCGGACTAAGTGCCGGGAGCTCCTTGTGGCCGCCTTGAAGACGGACG ATGATTACAAAACCATTGGAGCAAACTGTGAGCATTTGGCTGCACAGATTGAAGAAT GCATCTACCAGGACTTCAAATCTACAGACATGAAGTACAAGGCCAGGCTACGGAGCCGGATCTCCAACCTGAAGGACCAGAAGAACCCAGATCTACGTCGCAACGTGCTCTGTGGGAACATCTCTCCAGAGCGCATTGCCACTATGACTGCAGAG gaaATGGCGAGTGCAGAGCTCAAGGAGATCAGGAAGGCGCTGACCAAGGAGTCCATCCGGGAGCACCAGCTGTCCAAAGTAGGCGGCACTGAGACGGACATGTTTGTCTGCGGGAAATGCAAAGGGAAGAACTGTACCTATACGCAG GTCCAGACACGCAGTGCAGATGAACCCATGACCACATTTGTGTTGTGTAACCAGTGTGGGAACAGATGGAAG TTCTGCTAA
- the sox18 gene encoding transcription factor Sox-18A, whose translation MNISESSYCREESSQPRGERSWVAAPSPGSDRGLGFDRTLVGHLGPVVGAGLGAEEQIASPNSGPAKSGAKVPGSSEGKTGVETRIRRPMNAFMVWAKDERKRLALQNPDLHNAVLSKMLGQSWKSLGTPEKRPFVEEAERLRLQHLQDHPNYKYRPRRKKQAKKIKRMEPGLLLHGLSQPCSGTGGGRVVSEGYGRPGQQVHHHRLLPSLSHFHDRHPSGPDFENYGLPTPEMSPLDVLEEGGDSVFFPPHMQEDLSLAPWINYHHHHHHHQGHGLGHSQGHRHPHQGQKVALERRPDKCHVLGATNGQYSQGPSGLLEADKAPLSAGNVYYTQLYTGGQQAGFTSHLGQLSPPPESSTTHSAPLVPGLDSVEQLGPSSEFWTEVDCNEFEQYLSTGRTRPEGTAAAAAQGYGAVVSKLASRHISCEQSSPLISALSDASSAVYYSTCITG comes from the exons ATGAATATATCTGAGTCTAGTTACTGCAGAGAGGAGAGTTCTCAGCCCAGGGGCGAGCGTTCATGGGTCGCTGCCCCCAGCCCCGGTTCTGACCGTGGGTTGGGCTTCGACCGAACCCTTGTCGGACACTTGGGACCAGTGGTTGGAGCAGGACTGGGAGCAGAGGAGCAGATAGCCAGCCCCAACTCGGGACCAGCCAAATCGGGAGCTAAGGTTCCGGGGAGCTCCGAAGGGAAGACAGGAGTGGAGACTCGCATCCGCAGGCCCATGAACGCCTTCATGGTTTGGGCTAAAGATGAGCGGAAGCGACTCGCGCTGCAGAACCCTGACTTACACAATGCTGTGCTCAGCAAGATGCTGG GCCAGTCATGGAAGTCCCTGGGTACCCCAGAGAAGCGTCCGTTCGTGGAGGAAGCAGAACGCTTGCGGCTGCAGCACCTCCAGGACCACCCCAACTACAAATATCGCCCCCGGAGGAAAAAGCAGGCCAAGAAAATCAAACGCATGGAACCTGGACTCCTGCTGCACGGCCTATCCCAACCTTGTAGCGGTACCGGGGGTGGCAGAGTGGTCAGCGAGGGATACGGTCGGCCCGGGCAGCAGGTGCACCACCACCGCCTGCTGCCGTCCCTCAGCCACTTTCATGACCGGCATCCCAGCGGGCCGGACTTCGAGAACTACGGCCTGCCCACGCCTGAGATGTCACCCTTAGACGTGCTGGAGGAAGGAGGGGACTCTGTCTTCTTTCCTCCGCACATGCAGGAAGACCTGAGCCTGGCACCGTGGATTAActaccaccaccatcaccatcaccaccagGGCCATGGGCTTGGGCACAGTCAGGGCCACAGGCATCCTCACCAGGGCCAGAAGGTGGCCCTGGAACGCCGGCCAGACAAGTGTCATGTGCTTGGGGCCACAAACGGTCAGTACTCCCAGGGCCCCAGCGGCCTCCTGGAAGCCGACAAGGCCCCTCTGTCAGCCGGCAACGTGTACTACACCCAACTCTACACAGGGGGCCAGCAGGCCGGCTTCACATCCCACCTGGGCCAGCTGTCCCCTCCACCCGAGTCCTCCACCACTCACTCTGCGCCCCTTGTCCCTGGCCTTGACTCTGTGGAACAGCTTGGCCCCTCCTCGGAGTTCTGGACGGAAGTGGACTGCAATGAGTTTGAGCAGTACCTGAGTACGGGCCGGACTCGTCCAGAGGGtacggcggcggcggcggcacaGGGCTACGGCGCCGTAGTGTCTAAGCTGGCGAGCAGACACATATCCTGTGAGCAGAGCAGCCCCCTGATATCCGCCCTGTCAGACGCCAGCAGTGCCGTCTACTATAGCACCTGCATCACTGGCTGA
- the tcea2 gene encoding transcription elongation factor A protein 2 isoform X4 produces the protein MRWDGAIDLLKELKNMKMSLETLQSTRIGMSVNAVRKQSTEEEVQTLAKSLIKSWKKLLDGSESKPEEKKKDCSPLTSSSTGSPGSSDQSSSKTQDMPKTPTTPKFMSFPPTPVTTDNVRTKCRELLVAALKTDDDYKTIGANCEHLAAQIEECIYQDFKSTDMKYKARLRSRISNLKDQKNPDLRRNVLCGNISPERIATMTAEEMASAELKEIRKALTKESIREHQLSKVGGTETDMFVCGKCKGKNCTYTQVQTRSADEPMTTFVLCNQCGNRWKFC, from the exons ATGCGCTGG GATGGTGCCATAGACTTGCTGAAGGAAttgaaaaacatgaaaatgtcTTTAGAAACGCTGCAG TCCACCAGAATTGGTATGTCAGTGAACGCAGTGAGAAAGCAAAGTACAGAGGAAGAGGTGCAGACCTTGGCGAAATCGCTCATCAAATCCTGGAAGAAATTGCTAG ATGGTTCAGAAAGCAAaccagaagagaaaaaaaaagattgctCCCCCCTGACATCATCTTCCACAGGAAGTCCAGGCTCAAGTGACCAGAG CTCAAGCAAAACACAAGACATGCCAAAGACACCAACCACTCCAAAGTTCATGTCCTTCCCCCCGACGCCCGTCACAACTGACAACGTTCGGACTAAGTGCCGGGAGCTCCTTGTGGCCGCCTTGAAGACGGACG ATGATTACAAAACCATTGGAGCAAACTGTGAGCATTTGGCTGCACAGATTGAAGAAT GCATCTACCAGGACTTCAAATCTACAGACATGAAGTACAAGGCCAGGCTACGGAGCCGGATCTCCAACCTGAAGGACCAGAAGAACCCAGATCTACGTCGCAACGTGCTCTGTGGGAACATCTCTCCAGAGCGCATTGCCACTATGACTGCAGAG gaaATGGCGAGTGCAGAGCTCAAGGAGATCAGGAAGGCGCTGACCAAGGAGTCCATCCGGGAGCACCAGCTGTCCAAAGTAGGCGGCACTGAGACGGACATGTTTGTCTGCGGGAAATGCAAAGGGAAGAACTGTACCTATACGCAG GTCCAGACACGCAGTGCAGATGAACCCATGACCACATTTGTGTTGTGTAACCAGTGTGGGAACAGATGGAAG TTCTGCTAA
- the tcea2 gene encoding transcription elongation factor A protein 2 isoform X2, translated as MAKDQEVERIAKKLDKMVQKKNTDGAIDLLKELKNMKMSLETLQSTRIGMSVNAVRKQSTEEEVQTLAKSLIKSWKKLLDGSESKPEEKKKDCSPLTSSSTGSPGSSDQSSSKTQDMPKTPTTPKFMSFPPTPVTTDNVRTKCRELLVAALKTDDDYKTIGANCEHLAAQIEECIYQDFKSTDMKYKARLRSRISNLKDQKNPDLRRNVLCGNISPERIATMTAEEMASAELKEIRKALTKESIREHQLSKVGGTETDMFVCGKCKGKNCTYTQVQTRSADEPMTTFVLCNQCGNRWKFC; from the exons atggcgaAGGACCAAGAAGTGGAGCGCATCGCTAAAAAGCTAGATAAGATGGTGCAAAAGAAGAATACG GATGGTGCCATAGACTTGCTGAAGGAAttgaaaaacatgaaaatgtcTTTAGAAACGCTGCAG TCCACCAGAATTGGTATGTCAGTGAACGCAGTGAGAAAGCAAAGTACAGAGGAAGAGGTGCAGACCTTGGCGAAATCGCTCATCAAATCCTGGAAGAAATTGCTAG ATGGTTCAGAAAGCAAaccagaagagaaaaaaaaagattgctCCCCCCTGACATCATCTTCCACAGGAAGTCCAGGCTCAAGTGACCAGAG CTCAAGCAAAACACAAGACATGCCAAAGACACCAACCACTCCAAAGTTCATGTCCTTCCCCCCGACGCCCGTCACAACTGACAACGTTCGGACTAAGTGCCGGGAGCTCCTTGTGGCCGCCTTGAAGACGGACG ATGATTACAAAACCATTGGAGCAAACTGTGAGCATTTGGCTGCACAGATTGAAGAAT GCATCTACCAGGACTTCAAATCTACAGACATGAAGTACAAGGCCAGGCTACGGAGCCGGATCTCCAACCTGAAGGACCAGAAGAACCCAGATCTACGTCGCAACGTGCTCTGTGGGAACATCTCTCCAGAGCGCATTGCCACTATGACTGCAGAG gaaATGGCGAGTGCAGAGCTCAAGGAGATCAGGAAGGCGCTGACCAAGGAGTCCATCCGGGAGCACCAGCTGTCCAAAGTAGGCGGCACTGAGACGGACATGTTTGTCTGCGGGAAATGCAAAGGGAAGAACTGTACCTATACGCAG GTCCAGACACGCAGTGCAGATGAACCCATGACCACATTTGTGTTGTGTAACCAGTGTGGGAACAGATGGAAG TTCTGCTAA
- the tcea2 gene encoding transcription elongation factor A protein 2 isoform X3, with product MHLTDGAIDLLKELKNMKMSLETLQSTRIGMSVNAVRKQSTEEEVQTLAKSLIKSWKKLLDGSESKPEEKKKDCSPLTSSSTGSPGSSDQSSSKTQDMPKTPTTPKFMSFPPTPVTTDNVRTKCRELLVAALKTDDDYKTIGANCEHLAAQIEECIYQDFKSTDMKYKARLRSRISNLKDQKNPDLRRNVLCGNISPERIATMTAEEMASAELKEIRKALTKESIREHQLSKVGGTETDMFVCGKCKGKNCTYTQVQTRSADEPMTTFVLCNQCGNRWKFC from the exons ATGCATCTTACC GATGGTGCCATAGACTTGCTGAAGGAAttgaaaaacatgaaaatgtcTTTAGAAACGCTGCAG TCCACCAGAATTGGTATGTCAGTGAACGCAGTGAGAAAGCAAAGTACAGAGGAAGAGGTGCAGACCTTGGCGAAATCGCTCATCAAATCCTGGAAGAAATTGCTAG ATGGTTCAGAAAGCAAaccagaagagaaaaaaaaagattgctCCCCCCTGACATCATCTTCCACAGGAAGTCCAGGCTCAAGTGACCAGAG CTCAAGCAAAACACAAGACATGCCAAAGACACCAACCACTCCAAAGTTCATGTCCTTCCCCCCGACGCCCGTCACAACTGACAACGTTCGGACTAAGTGCCGGGAGCTCCTTGTGGCCGCCTTGAAGACGGACG ATGATTACAAAACCATTGGAGCAAACTGTGAGCATTTGGCTGCACAGATTGAAGAAT GCATCTACCAGGACTTCAAATCTACAGACATGAAGTACAAGGCCAGGCTACGGAGCCGGATCTCCAACCTGAAGGACCAGAAGAACCCAGATCTACGTCGCAACGTGCTCTGTGGGAACATCTCTCCAGAGCGCATTGCCACTATGACTGCAGAG gaaATGGCGAGTGCAGAGCTCAAGGAGATCAGGAAGGCGCTGACCAAGGAGTCCATCCGGGAGCACCAGCTGTCCAAAGTAGGCGGCACTGAGACGGACATGTTTGTCTGCGGGAAATGCAAAGGGAAGAACTGTACCTATACGCAG GTCCAGACACGCAGTGCAGATGAACCCATGACCACATTTGTGTTGTGTAACCAGTGTGGGAACAGATGGAAG TTCTGCTAA